CTCAACACCATGTGAGCACATCtatgaaataaaacacacacaaagcaaaTTGCATTATAATTGCatcataaaactttataaatgtattcattaacaaaagcacatcaaatacaatttttatatatatttaagaagtaCTCCGAGAAGAAGCTGCATGAACTTGTTAAAATACTTCGGCATGACTTTCAAACTTCCCCACAAGAGGAAGTTACAGGAGGTTTGCTCTGACCACATATATATTTGTTCAAAACCCAACCAAtgacatatgtatatatataaataatcttcagaaatgtaaaatgtgaaattaaaaaaagtataaaagtaaacaaaagtaATCTATGAGTAGAACTAAACTCAGAGCTGTCAGTCGagtgaaaaaatgaaaaacactgtgcagaagagactttttaacatttacaaaaatattataaaccgatcaacattacaaaatatttttagtacaTACTGTACACCTGTGATTTCCAGCTGTGCATTACAttttatgaaacaaaatattagcAGAAAACTGACTTGTGATTATCAGCGTTATCTTTAGAAATGCTGATGGTTCAAGATTAAGGATTATTCATTGTGTGAAGTTTCATGAAACTTCTTAAGAAGCTGCTTCAGCTCCAAGAAACCTCAAAACCCTGTGGTTTACATGCAACTCACTGCTAAAGCAAGAGCTGTGAAAGCAAGATCTCCATTCAAAACTGGGACATTTCAACAGACAagagcattatatatatatatatatatatatatatatatatatatatatatatatatatatatatatcacagaatTATATCtgcttatttaaaaacaaaacaattcataTAGTAGCAAACATACattagacataaaaaaataaaaataaataaaaaataaaaacaccaacaTTTAAAATACTCTTGTTTTCACAGCACAACTCAGCTTCACAGTTAAACCACacgtcaaaaaaaaaacaccttttaactTCATAACTGAGATACTCTGGTGAACACTTCCTCTTGTGACAAATATCCCCAGTGTCCACTACATTTAGCGTTTTTTTGAACAATAAAActtcatataaatattaaacaacagcagtcaaacatatatatatatatatatatatatatatatatatatattagacatacacacacacacacgtttaccaTTTTAAACATTGTAGAATACATGTCAATCTATGAGACTCCACAAATGTAAgtacaaaaatgttaaatgaactttaatatatatctgtatatttacattatatttatattgcatgTTACTTCATAATTTTTACTGGTTGGAGAAGAGAGTAGATGGCCTGCTCCGGGCAAGACCTGTTTTCTCGGGGGTGCGTGGAGAAATCAACCATAGCATACTGAAAAATTAAGATATTAGCAATGAATGTAAGGAATAATGTACAGTCAGGCATTATCAGAAAAGAAATGCTCACAGTGGGATCTGGAACCTAACTTTAACGTTAGGAACAGGTTTATTTAGCTATAAATCAGAATGTCTTACCAAATACTTTACTAAATGGACATCAAATATGGATTTGACCTATGACTATCTGACAAAGAGGGCACCAAGTTATATGAGAGACATGAAACTAGCACCAgagttattttattatctttaagATACTAttgtagcttttatttatttatttttatttatttattttattaatcgtCATTTATTTTGGATTAATGGTTCGTAATTTCGTggtgtttgttatttttatgttttttttaatacgtctatagtttttattcatttttattttagtttgactTATTACATCAcgttaaatgaaaagaaaatggaaaatatttgctTGACGTATGTATTTATTCCAGTTAATGTTGTAACACAATGGttttaaatgtatgattttagtttttgttttctgtaatAACTCTGAATGGTGCAATGTACAACAGTCACGTGTATTTTAGCGGTCATTACTTACTATTATGTGACTGCAGAATGTCACAACTGCCTAATGAGTATTGCATAAAGACTCATAAGACATGTCatgtgttaatgttttttttttaagtgcaataaTAGTGTAATAGTTTAGCacaattcatattattatcatattgtTTGAAAAGGCTAATTAAGCGGATTAAAAACTATTAGCCTTACCATTGAATCGGTAGAGTACTGAGCTACTGTGGTACTTTGGGGGTTctctgaattatttttaaatcttcttGCCTGAAGATATTTCTTTCCCAAAcctgaaatgaaagtaaatgaCACATAACTGTATCATAACAACAtgtgactgttaaaaaaaatgacaacaacaacaaaataaggaAGGATATTGTTCAAATGAGCACATTTAAACAGATCTAGAGTATGCCTACGTGTATAGCAAGTTTAATGAGACCTTAATCtaaacacagataaaaaaaaaaaaaaacctatcaatGCCGTGATCAGAAGCACATTCAGCAGGACAGAAGTGATGATGGTCAGGATTCTCCATGGTGTCTCCTGTTCTAGAGCATCATTTGATTCTGTAATGAAtagatttttaattcaattattctttttcaaatgaatagttatgtgtatatatatatatatatagagagagagagagagagagagagagagagagagagaaaaaaaacaactcacCGCTGATGTTGATTTTGGTGCCGTTGCTGAATTTTTGTGGTTCACTAGTTTTCACACaataataaactcctaattcCTCAGCGGTGATATTTCTGATGAACAGACTACTGTTAGTTTTCACTGAGTATATGAGTTTGAATATTATGTTTTCATATTGAGCTGCTCCTTCTATGCTACTGAAAGTGCGTAAGATCAACTCTGGAGGATCCGGTGATTTCTGTCTGAACCAGTAAATCTCCTCTATATCAAGTTCACAGCTTATAATCACATCATCTCCTAAAGTTACTGCTGTGTTTGTTAAACTCTCTGTGACTTGAGACCACATGAACAGACCTATgagtaaaagaaaatacatatttattaagactttaaataataataataataataataataataataataacaacatttaatAATCAAATATGATGGGATAAACTCACATATCTGAAGCTGGATGATCTTCATCTTGTGATCCAGATGAATATCTTCTGTAACTGTGATCATTCAATATCTCTTACTGTGAGCGGAAACATCACTGAGCTTTAGATGAAACCTCGACCACACACACCAGAGGGGAAGTCAGAGATGAACATGCTCACACAGCACTTTATTTATTCATCCCTTTTTCTAGTTAAATGCCATATCGGGGCAGAGCCAGAGCCAGCTGTACTTTAAAGATATCAAAATGTCCTTTGTACAACtatgaactgcctttttttttttctttacaaaagaaaaataatgaaaacatttttagacTGATAATAAAGGATCATTAatgagccacacagatgggaaatcaaaaattatctgtattacagtgtatgatgtagctgtccatcagtgtaaaaaatgtgcaaagtaattaaaccaaaaagtacacgatttataaagttattgtcttctaaagtaaggagtcgactctgaattgctgcaacgagtcgttatagatttcaaatcttttgcccatctctatgtacgtcactaggagcactttgcataataatctccgcccaccgtcttgggagaaacggaactctgacctgccccacctccccacacagacgctctggttggtgtgagaccATCAtatcgaggagacagtgtgtttttaattgtaaaggcaagtttgttttattttcactgccaaagaatgaaaatcagaagaaccaatggctaaaattaatttttaccacaataacagagcagtacaacaaatcccttttgttgtgttcacaacatttcactgatgactgcttttctaaatcgcggtgagtacaaggcgggattttcaaagcgtttggccataaaatagggttcattaccaactttatttagaccaacaagcatctccgaatcacaacgcgaagtatgattatgaagttatgtgtttgttttctcccgagcatcttatcagtatgtgtgctgtctgcagcctttgtctgtgctgatcttcatttacaaacacatcattaaaattaagtgtaacaagtgctgctaacagatattctgtgataaagtaatccatatgaaaacaatgcgatgtccgtttttcacatctcccttcattatatctaatgtgaccacgcccccgcgctgaacgcgctattcagattcaaactgaagcgtgcggcttgaataggcccacacaagaaacaagaaaaagcagcgagactgttttttgttttactgtttgcttcgcgatgagaggaattcacctcaaaaagatgctaacgcattatTTACCGTGAAGTTGTATGTGGAACAAcgaatcaaaactgactatgttggttgaccaatcagaacacagtatgctaccgaaaggtggggtttaaggaaactgaatcttttgaacagctttttagaattttcatcttatcTGGCTCTTTAAACATGTATGGATCCATTATTTCTACTATTTGGGGTTTTCTCAAAAACTTTACAAACTTTCCATGATCCTTTTTAGAATGACAAAATCATTTGTGTAAAACACTATAGTGTTAAACTACAGGAGTaacaaacaaccacacaaagaGCCTTTTGTTTTCCAGGTATTTTAATGATCTGTAAAACACCAACTCATTTTTTTTGAATGGAATGATATTGCGGTGGAATCTGTACTTTATATTACAGCCAAAATCACAATATCATTGAGCGCATATTCATATCAGGGGTTGTGAGAAAATCTCTATCTTTGCTGTTTGGGGAAGCCACCAGCAGGTGCTCTCCAAAATCTGTAATTAcagaacattataaaattatgATGAAGCTTACATACTGTTACTAATATACATTGTACCcagtatagacggtttcaacggcaacaacataaacaaacgttactgtgcATGcccgcttttgtggacctaacttaacttccggtagacttccaaatagaatcaataacaacagccaagtccctcaaGAGTAGAtgttttttgataacaaacaaaatatgttttctgtgtggatcaggcgacttaatgaaaatgcaaattcattctttgccagtaggagatgttttaaagcatagacataaagcgcgagaaatagaggttccctctcgaggcggtagctcaacattacgtcagctaagacgtatatgggaactcttcccttctccactttcactgaaatcttattggataacgccagctggggacagctggccaattgacgcgaagcatgcaaatactgatgGGTCAGCgagcagtataaaatgcatgggcgcaaAAATTCCatcagaatctctttcttcacgctagaagtcttatctaagtcatcgtggaagttgcaatagaagactactcaccctgttttccctctccgcatccgatggctgctaatgctaAATTCTGACCTTCAccagttctgtgtgacctgcCTGGGATTCTCACACGGACCACACGTGCGCCCACTGTTCcgagctgccagtgcgcgccctcagagccagagtgGCACGGAAAACAGTGGGAAAGAGGCCCCGCCCGAAGACGTGTTTTACGTCGGCGTGGTGGACAATAGCTTCCGCCCCGAgaacttcgtcctcttcggaGCTGGCGAGGAAAACGACTCCATGTTGCTTTCGACGTCAGAAAAGGTTTGGGAAAAAGACTGCCCAGACCAAGAGGGCCCTGCAGACCTC
This DNA window, taken from Carassius auratus strain Wakin chromosome 47, ASM336829v1, whole genome shotgun sequence, encodes the following:
- the LOC113065100 gene encoding uncharacterized protein LOC113065100; this encodes MITVTEDIHLDHKMKIIQLQICLFMWSQVTESLTNTAVTLGDDVIISCELDIEEIYWFRQKSPDPPELILRTFSSIEGAAQYENIIFKLIYSVKTNSSLFIRNITAEELGVYYCVKTSEPQKFSNGTKINISESNDALEQETPWRILTIITSVLLNVLLITALIGLGKKYLQARRFKNNSENPQSTTVAQYSTDSMYAMVDFSTHPRENRSCPEQAIYSLLQPVKIMK